The sequence below is a genomic window from Humulus lupulus chromosome 3, drHumLupu1.1, whole genome shotgun sequence.
CATTTTAAATCTACttcaattttatttttccatattttttaCTTTTCAAATTACTATGTCATCTTTAATCACTACTTCAAAATTTCACTtcaacttttattttaaaaaaaatattcattcttttaattctttttaatcatcaataattaatttaactaataatatataatcttacatattaacattaatatatataattaagtaatgattttatatcaataaaaaaatatcaaagtaGTAATCAACTTAACTTTTCTACATTATGAaaattaaactttacatttttttttaaatgaaacattaaattttatataaataaacaaaaaagtaCAATAAAAATTATACACTAATTAGTAAATTTGTTCAACAAATGATCAATTAGTGTATTTCTAACTACAATGTGAACTTCTTTATCCTTGATCCTtttgtattaattaaaaaaattcttcccatttgttgttgttttttttaattattgttgattttatttcgtgtttaaaatttatatttttaatattattctatacccaaaaataaattaatttttgtgttgtataatttttatttattcttataaTGTTGGTGTATATTTTAAAAACGaaaaaactaacaaaaattaataaaagattaattagattaatatatttaatacatGATACAGATATATGAGTAATTTTATCCCTTGCATCAAATAAATAGTGCAACATCTATATTGATGTTGCATAGTGGAGTAACACCGAAATAAAGATAAAATTAGTGCAAGGTTGGAGaaggaaattttgcatttttgaagTTGAAGATGGCCTAAGAAAACATATACAACTTTAATTGTACAACCGTTTATGTATGCAAACCCTTGCCCATTAGAGGATTTTCTATTATCATGATAAAGTAAAACATCATTctaaaaatgtaagccatttatAGATGGGTTACAAAAAAATGCAAACTAAAAAATTGTACAACTGTTTGAATTTTCAAAATCAGtgggataaatatatttattttcttcaaatcGGTGGTTTCCCCAAGTTATTGGAAAAGTCATTTCTAAATTtgtaaatagttttatttttcaatttggaGTGTAATTCTTGTTCAGTTCCTAAAATATTATCTTCCACTAGTTCACCTTAACGCCAAACAATGGTAACTAAGTCataattcaaacaatttaaaaaatgaaagaaaaaaaaacaagaggGTAAGAAGTTACTAATAGTGGATTTCAAACTATGTTTGGCTAGCAAATCATCACAAAAATTTTAAGTAAAAATAGTATTATACTGTAATGTTCATTTAATGAGGCTAATTATGCTACTTGCTTAGCTAAAGTAATGATGTTAATAGTAGAAATGATTAAAAACACAAACAACTTAGAATTCTCATACAAGAGAACAATTAAGAAAACAAACAAATTTATTTGGGAATATACTTACAATGATCCTCCACCAGCCGGACCAATTGCTTTGAATAGTGACATGCCTGCCATAGCTATGCCATTTGCAGCTCCTCTTTGCTTTTGGCTCTTCATTTATCCATGTCAACAGAAATTAGCCAAAAAAAGTATTAACAATGGTTATATTAGTTTAATCAAACACTATCAAACATAGCAAGTAAGACAAAAGAATTACCACAACCCTGTTTTGTAGTAGAAACAATCCTGTAGCGATGGATACCTGATAGTATATTCAACAATAAACAATTATTGCAGGTCTTACTAGATACAGCAAAAGTACGATATTGTCTTATATAGAAGTACTATTGGCAAAATTAAATGTGTAGAGCTTAATTATACAGAATTATAATCACACTATGCAATGAacgtaattattattttttgtggtGTGTCGCATATGAAACCCACATGATACAATTGACTAAAAAGTCTCAAATTCGAAACCCTCTTCCCATCCCATCTCTCCCTTACCAACTTAGCCAGCCTCACCAACTTCAGGTGGACATAACTCTCACATTGAAGCATGGTGGGACCTAACTATAAGCAGGTTAGGTCCAAATCTAGGACTCCCACCTCGAAAAGGTCCTCAAAACCAAAAATAAAgacctcaaaaaaaaaaaaattctcatcaAGTGAAActaaaaaaactttaaaataatgaGTAAATTTCCTACCAGTTCTTCAGGACCATAAGTGAATTGCCATAAATGTTATATGTGtatgtgtgatagtttattttctaGTTTGCTCCTCACGGTAGTAAGACGTTAATCCATAGTAATAGACACAACATAGAGTCCCCATAAGAGAGTCTAAAATCAAAATCTTAGGAAAAGGAACCATAAATATAATTTCCCAGCATGGATATGTACACTTACAGATATTATATTCTTCATCACAGATGCACAGTCAATCAAAAGAGTGAGCGAGAGACCAGACAACTTGGCCATAAAAGGGTAAGTTGATAGCAATGCTATTGTTACAACCTGCTCAAGAAACCAAGCAAAATTTCAAGTCTAAAGAATTTTCAACAATACTTAATACATTTAAATAAATTCCATAGCAAAAGTGTGTTGAACATGTTGAAAGAGATTAAAAAAAATGCTAGACATACAGCTCCGATTCGAGTTAGCGGTAAAAATCCACACTTTCTCTCTAATGGTGGGTACACAAATAACTGAAAGATAAGCATACCAATACCTAGAACATCATGAAAGAAAGTCAGATAAGCATACCAACACCAATTACGTAAGTGATGAGTGTATGTATGTTTATTAGTCATGAGTACCTGAAATTGAAAGAGCTTCACCAACATCGGAGCTTGAGTAGCCTAATCCCCCAAAATTCTTTGGACTAACAGCCCATAATGGAAAAATCTAGAACcaatataaaaaaattcattgAAATCGAAAAAAAAATGAGATGATTAAAGATAAATGTTCAATGAAGTTAGTGGAAGAAGTTTTGCCTACCTCCGCATAAGCCATGTCATGAAGTTGGAAAACACAAAATACAATAATAGATGACATTAGGGGCCAGTTCCTGTAAAGACTTTGTTGAGGAGTTTGACAGTCTTCTTCACATTTTTGCAAATTTAAACTTAGATCAGATCCATTTGTGTTCACCTCTAATTGATCACAAAGTTTctcattctcttcttcatcaactTTATTATGAAAGTGAAGTGTTTCCTGAGACAACATGCAAGTAGTTAGGCACTATGTTGATCAATATAGATTACACATATCAAACATGAAACATATCATACTAAAAACAGTATTGAATGTcaaattaatttcttttattatttctactTTTGAGTATGTGGTGGACCAACTTTTACTCAATATGCATTTCTTAAGATGGAGCCTAAAACAACTATCACTATAGAAATAAAATACGTCCAATTGTACAGGTCAGATTAAAGCCTGAGAAACTCCATCTATGACAATGATTAGTGTGATTCTCCAACATTATAACACCTACAAAAATTATTACCATCAAGTTTTTACTCATTACTACTTTTTTTACCTTTTCGACATTCCTTTAGGAGGATGTCTTGTTCTCTATTGTACTTATTCTTCAGAAAAGTTATCATTTTGTTACAACCTGTTAGTCACAATATAAACCTTTAGTCACACCAAAAAATTGTTTGtaactaaaaaaataactttATTAGTTATAAATTGTCATTGGTTTAATcacaatttattatttataataataaacttTGTTGTGACTTCTAAAGATACATTTAGTCACAACAAATTGCAACTTTTGCAACTAATACTTTTAGCCCAAAACTTTTTATGACGAAAAATATATATTGACACGTTTTTAGTCACATTTTTTTCATTGTTAGTTACAAATTTTCTTATGACGAAAAATAAGATTTTTTATAGTGTTAATTTTTAACTATACAGATCAAACAATATCACTTTTATAGTTGGAGCTAAAAGATCCCAATATGACATTCAGTACCTAATCTTTAGACCCTTCATCACAAGTACGATTATGAGCTGAGTCTTTTAACAAAATAATCCAAACAAACATATTCTTCCCTTTTCCGTTCGCAGTATTATGCTATCGAATCTTAATGAGTAGAAAATCATCAAATATAAGCAAGCAATATTTCATAACCACAAATGTGTAAGTAGAAAATCATGCTTAATGAACTAAAGTTATGGATCGTCTAATCTTTGAATTTTCTTTGTGATTCTTTAACTGTGACGTCAGTAAAATAATTCAGCTTATGAGATGATCTTGAGTTGATCATTACAGGGAGGACTGGACATGGAAGTTGATTATCAGATGAACATAGTCTTGAATCAAGAATAAGATTGAAAAATTTAACTGAGTCTTCTGTTCATATTGCCCCTTAAATTTCATATCGATGTTTTCGAACACTATCATGTTGCAGTAGTTTTAGAGATTTTAAAGTGTTATAATGacaaaaaatagtaaaatagACACATGAACATACCGGAAGCCAAAAGCACAGAATAGTTATCACTAGTGCGATCATTGATATGAACAAGCAAGGTAAGAAGTAGGGAAACCTATCAAAtcatttttttaaagtttaaagttaGACGCTTGAACAATTTTTGAGAAGGCCAATGAGACATTAACCAATAAATAAATATCCAAAATAGATAAAATGATCATTCTTACCTCCCAAACAGTGATTCTTGAGAAAAAATATGTGGTAACTTCTCTGCAGGCTGTTGTacaaatttataaaaagaaaataatacatgatgtgtaaatgtgacaaaattacCATATTCATTTCATACACCAAGAAACACTACCTGTGCAAGGAAACCTCCAAGAGCCGGACCAATGACTAATGCTATTCCCCAAGCTGTGCTAATCTGAGAAATTTACCCTTCCTTTTATATCACAGACCAAAATGTGGTGTGGGAGAAATTTGAACACAAGGGGACAAAGGTTCTTACTATTGACATTCCCAAAGCTTGATATTCTACCCGGCAAATTTCTGAAGCATATGCCTAGAAAAGAGAAGAGATAACATAACTAATCTAAGTGCATTTGTGTTGAAAATTCTGCAATAAAACAGTTGCAAGATATCCTTTTGAAGAAATAAACATAACATCATCaaagaatatgttttataaaaaaaaaataattagaacGTCGTTGAGAGATTTTACCTTCACAGCACCAAGATTACCGCACAAAGCTCCTTGAAGAAACCTCATAGAAAGTGCCATCCAGAAGTTTGTACTAAGTCCAAAAAGTGTGTTGAAGATTAACCTGAGATAGTCATCAttgatataaataaatataactgAGAGAAAGATTTAAAAAATTCAATAGAGGTGAGAAACTCTATTTTGCATATGCACAAACTTAACAAATGATAATTAGTACTAACACAGAAATTGTGCCAAAGATGATCACAGGTTTACGACCATATCGATCAGCTATCATTCCCCAAACTAGAGAAGTCAAAAATCTTCCACACATAAATGCAGCCCCTACAAGAAATGAAGGACAATAATCttgaataatttttattttaataaaaagccAAAACCGTAATAGTCATTCTATAAAACACAATCTTATCTCACCAATAGCACCAGCATAGTATCCGATATCCTCTTCCCTTTTCGCAATATGGAAATCCCTTACCTGCAGAATGTTTTAAATATAGACGAAATGGATAAAGATATCATTAAGCACTGATATCACTCATAATCATTCGAATGTTAAGCAATTGGATAACTTATTAGTCTTGATTTATAAGCCACGCTATGACTAAATTTTTAAATTCTACCAAAACACATACTAACCATGAAGTAAATGAAAGGGAAAAGGGTTGCAATCGGCAAGTCTGCAAATTAaaccaccaaaaaaaaaaaaagatcaaagATACAGCATATCATTAGGCATATATAGTAGTTTTTGAATTGTAGggaaaaaagaaagaataaaagacTTATTGAAGTTTCACATGCTAGCATTAATAGCATAACAAGATAAAGAAAAATTGATACTTTTCTGAAATCGCATGCACCAACAATTGCATCAATACACTTTTTATAAccacacacaaatatatatatatatttatataaaaatcttACATATATTTTATTGACAGCCGACTCTGTTACACAATTGTAGATAATTAAAGAACAATACACTTATAGTGTCATTGAATTTAATAACATGAATGCTTGCTGCACCCAACATCACCCTTTTGCATGAGAATAGTACAACAATGGCTCTTAAACATTAGAGGAACCAAGAAGTTCACTTTTTATGTACAAAGTAAAGATTCTGCAATCATTACAGAACCCaagaaaaccaaaaacataaCAAATCAAGAGAAATGTATAATATGTGTGTGTGTAATGATCAAACTTAGGGAGTGTAGTGATAGTTATACCTTGCACAAGGGCAACAATGAAAACATAGAACAAATGCTTGTAAGGAATATTAGGATTGGATTGTTTGAGTTTATCAATCTTGCAACCTGGGCACTTTTCATCATAGTAAACCCTCTCCTCCTGCTTCAGCAGCACTTCTCTATTCTCAGCCATCTTTTTATCACACATCAAAATATAGCTAAGACTCTTGTTTATTTATATGCCTCCAATAAAGACTCATGAACCAGGTGCGTCCGAATGAATGCTACAATATAATATTTTGGTGACCACTATTAGATTATTCCTAGCTAGTTGTTTTAGATTATTCGTaggaaattatataaatatacagTATAATATTTTGGTAACAATTATTTTGTGTGGTCCCTATATTTTGGTGAACACTATAAGATTATTCCTAGCTAGTAGTTTTTTTGACGAAATTGTTACCATTATTGATTTTATATGCCAATTAATTAGTTAGAAAATTATATAACTATACAAAATGAGTAAATATTGttaagatagaaactaaatatgaTATATCAtactacaaaaaatatatacactcgttagaaaataatataccaacaatccataaaaaaacttaaaaaatcaatatgactttaaaataaaaaataatatacatatatatcactaTATTAAATTCGTACCCACCtagataaataaaaatttatataaaaaaaagaagaatttaAGTAATCGAcaatgtaaaatggtcatttctctataatttaaaaaagaataaatagtatttttgtgtCTTAACTTTTGACACTACTAGATTATACCCCTAAAATATACAGTTAGTTAAAATTTCTTCATGAACTATTGATACTATCATATTGTGCCCCTGTAacgatttgcataaaataattaacatttttatcCCTCAAACTTTGACAAATAGCAAATTGTGCCaactttaattataaaaaatttaaaatgtatttttctattagttctaaaaagttttaaataaattagtaaaaaattcaataaaagtcaaattatttaaaattctttttaaatacattaagtttaaaaatataaattggatTTATGACAATTTGATTGAATCTGCCACATAATGACCATTTTTAACACATAAAATGCATGCATACACATTGAAGGGGTGGATAGATCACGAATTTTCTCAACCAATTATATATGAAAAAGACGTGTTTGAGGTCGAGTCTAAGGCCCATGATGGGATATGTGGCGTGGCGCGTAGTGAGTGTGTGTGTGCGCTTTCTTTTCTTCAATCGCAATAGAGATTATGAACACCGCAAATTGTACATGATCCTGAAAGACCTAGGCCTCACGCAAGGCCTTTGCGAGATTGACTTGACTCACCCCACGCGAAGCCAGAGCTCACTTCACCTTGCGTACCTCACTGAAGGTCCTATGGACCTGTGCCTAGGTGTTGCGCACCCAGGCACCTCGTGCCGCCAGCTGCGCGCCCAGGCACCTTGCGCCACCAGCCGTGCACCCTCGCCTCATTTCGTCTTGCGAGGCCACTCAGGCGTGCCCAGGACCACGCACATCGCCTCGTCTTGCGAGGCCACACAGGCGCCCAGGACCGCACTCCTCAtctcgtctcgcgaggccactcaAGCACCCAGGACTGTGCGCCTCAtctcatctcgcgaggccactcaGGCATGCCTAGGACCGCGCGCCTCGCCTCATCTCGCAAGGCCACATAGACCGCACCCCTCAtctcgtctcgcgaggccactcgGGCATGCCCAGGACCGCGCGCCTCACCTCGTCTCGCAAGGCCACTCGGGCGTTCCCACGACCGCGCGCCTCgcctcgtctcgcgaggccacacaGGCGATTAGGAAAACGCGCCTCATCTCGTCTTGCGAGGTCACTTGGGCGTGCCCAGGACCACGCGCCTCGCCTCATCTTGCGAGGCCACACAGGCGCCCAAGACCGTGCGCCTCATcttgtctcgcgaggccacttaggCTCCCAGGACCGCGCGCCTTATCTCGTCTTGCGAGGCCACACAGGTGCCCAGGGCCACACGCCTCATctcctctcgcgaggccacacAGGCATCCAGGGCCGCACGCTTCAtctcgtctcgcgaggccactcaGGTGTGCCCAGGACTGTGCGCCTCgcctcgtctcgcgaggccacacaGGCGCCCAGGACCGTGCGCCACATCtcgtcttgcgaggccacttgggtgtgCCCAGGACTGTGCGCCTCGCCTCATCTCGTGAGGCCACACAGACACCCAAGACCACGTGCCTCATcttgtctcgcgaggccactcaAGCGCTCAGGACCGCGCGCCTCAtctcgtctcgcgaggccacacaGGCACCCAGGGCCGCGCACCTCAtctcgtctcgcgaggccactcaGGCGTGCCCAGGACCACATGCCTCGCCCATACAGACCAACTTGCAAAGGCCTCATCTCCCACACCTCAATGATATAAGCTTATGCCCCGCTGATGAGGCccttctctattttctaaggaaggtgtcatCAGCGAGGTGCGACTCTCATATGCTTATCCCACTCAAGGTTACAAGCCCTCTTATACTTAGCAAAATAAAAAGGGACTTGGAGCAAGGGTGTATCTTGGATATACGAGAGCAACCTTCAGGTACAAGGCACATGTACGGGAAGAGGTTGTACGACCACAAGGAGCACAGAGGCGTGACTCTGATGTTCGTACTAAACAGGTAGTTatggtacaagttagtaccaatggtggaggcactacctgcacGTCTCTAACCATGTATCAGGGTCCGCACCTCAACCACCTGTGCCATTACGTCTGGTGCCACTTCTccgacactcgtactaaataagtaagTGAGGTGCTCCCACGGACCCTGACTATGTATTAGAGCTGACACCAGGACCTTCTACACCACAACTACATGTGCCACCACACTCACAACGTACTTGTGAACAATttggtcccctgggaccacaatgtattaggagcCATtggagcccactataaagggaacctcacttcatcattgtaGGGGGTTGGAAAACTTTTTGTAAGACCAGATTAATCTAAGAGCAATATAGGAGTGTTCTTTCTATATttcacttgcaattttccttcaagttactataagttcatttgtgttcattagTTATTGATTTAAGTATTGAGTTTTCCACCCATAttttgttgacgagttcttaccgtcaacagtttggtgttttctgtgggaaggataagtgtcgagccattgttcttccattgattctagCAAGAGAAAATGCCAAGACGCTCTAAGCGATTGAGAAAACCACGGGAGGTTGAGGTACgccttgatggagatcagctgaaggcctcaATGAAGGTTCCTTCGCCACCCAAAAACATGAATGCATCAAAGGAGCTCGGGGGCCccgaagatgaaagggaggcctcgtccccggCCATCCCACTTGAGGAGAATCGTTCGAGGTCAACAACTGCCCCCGCGAGAGGAGCCGGCAAATGCCCGCCCCCAAAGCCGCCGCAAGTGCCGAACTCTGGCAGGCAAGATTCGGGCCCGTCGACGAGCAAGCCTGACAAGTATCCCCAAgtccattctgtgagctcgagttctaggtCTCGATTCTTCGAGGAGGAGTTAAGCGAACTACACCAGAaaaaccaaaggctagaaacaaccttagagaacatgcaagaagtaTTGAATGACCTGCTACAAGGGAAGTCAAACATATCTCTTCCTAGgcgaaaagagaaaggtcaggagggggTTGAAACCACAGTGCCAGTGGACGATGGGAgaactcgactctccaccagtaatatcCCCCAGACAAAGCAATGTGAACGCCCCGGATCGCCTAAACAACCCTAGAGGCTAGAGTGGAAGAACAACGTTGACCCTCATAACGAAGTCGAGGTCACATCGAAGAAGACACCCTCAAACTTGCGAGAAGAGCTCAATAGGAAAAGGTTagataaaaggactacacctcctatggcacCCCAGGAGGACAAAGGAAGGGAAAAGTTAACCCATCCACATTGATAGACTCTTTGAACAAAAGGAGGCAAGACCTAGACatagaaatgaggagcctccggagcaagataatcaccgcatCTGGGGGCAAGTCGTCGATGACGAGTTCGATTATGAATCGCCCTTCACTAAGGAGATCCAAGCAGTccagctcccagccaacttcaacgagcctcatatgaccccttatgaaggAAATATGGATCATAAGTACCATCTGAacacatttaacgacctgatgaaattGAGGGGAATCAGTAGCAAGGTcagatgccattgctttgctgtcacgttGAAGGGacttgcgtacaagtggttcaaaggactcaggccagggtccatcaggtcttagCAACAATTTTTTGATGAGTTTCTCTAGCAACATCATGTTGTGTGTgattacacgatgccaggcaccagcctcgctaacgtgaaacaaggagaaaatgagattctaaagagctatatcaacatgttcaatatggaggcagccaaagtagggagaTTGACCCAAGGGGAGTTAAAAATTGCCATCACGGCCGGAGTGCGCCCAGGGAGTAagctatgggataacatgcttaaaagAGAGGTCACAGACTTTGATGATTTCTATGAACGAGCACAGAAATATATTCGTgttgaggatggtcacgagagccttaaggcCGGAAAGGACCGGTCCCCACCAAAACCCTTAATCCGGGAAGGCCAAAGCGacgcaaagaagaagagggtctacgAAGGGTCAAGAGATGATCGGCCTCAGAAGCCCCAACGCATTGATGAGCGCAAGCAagccccctacaccttttatactacctcatacacattagggaacatatcttcgttACGAATTAAAATCAGGTTCCTTTTAGGAGGCCCCCGCAAAAAGGACCGATCAAAGAGAGAT
It includes:
- the LOC133822688 gene encoding protein ZINC INDUCED FACILITATOR 1-like isoform X1 — its product is MCDKKMAENREVLLKQEERVYYDEKCPGCKIDKLKQSNPNIPYKHLFYVFIVALVQDLPIATLFPFIYFMVRDFHIAKREEDIGYYAGAIGAAFMCGRFLTSLVWGMIADRYGRKPVIIFGTISVLIFNTLFGLSTNFWMALSMRFLQGALCGNLGAVKAYASEICRVEYQALGMSIISTAWGIALVIGPALGGFLAQPAEKLPHIFSQESLFGRFPYFLPCLFISMIALVITILCFWLPETLHFHNKVDEEENEKLCDQLEVNTNGSDLSLNLQKCEEDCQTPQQSLYRNWPLMSSIIVFCVFQLHDMAYAEIFPLWAVSPKNFGGLGYSSSDVGEALSISGIGMLIFQLFVYPPLERKCGFLPLTRIGAVVTIALLSTYPFMAKLSGLSLTLLIDCASVMKNIISVSIATGLFLLQNRVVSQKQRGAANGIAMAGMSLFKAIGPAGGGSLFSWALNRQHASFLPGVHMVFFILNVVEFIALMMTFKPFLDVPQ
- the LOC133822688 gene encoding protein ZINC INDUCED FACILITATOR 1-like isoform X2; translated protein: MCDKKMAENREVLLKQEERVYYDEKCPGCKIDKLKQSNPNIPYKHLFYVFIVALVQDLPIATLFPFIYFMVRDFHIAKREEDIGYYAGAIGAAFMCGRFLTSLVWGMIADRYGRKPVIIFGTISVLIFNTLFGLSTNFWMALSMRFLQGALCGNLGAVKAYASEICRVEYQALGMSIISTAWGIALVIGPALGGFLAQETLHFHNKVDEEENEKLCDQLEVNTNGSDLSLNLQKCEEDCQTPQQSLYRNWPLMSSIIVFCVFQLHDMAYAEIFPLWAVSPKNFGGLGYSSSDVGEALSISGIGMLIFQLFVYPPLERKCGFLPLTRIGAVVTIALLSTYPFMAKLSGLSLTLLIDCASVMKNIISVSIATGLFLLQNRVVSQKQRGAANGIAMAGMSLFKAIGPAGGGSLFSWALNRQHASFLPGVHMVFFILNVVEFIALMMTFKPFLDVPQ